GGATtgaaactttaaatctcaaaatgcaGCTCTCGGCATTTGGTGCTTTTAAACACTGACAATGTCTCAGAATTTTTGCAAGGGTGGGTAGAGATCTTAAAATCATGTTTCAGAGCCATGTCTATTCTTTCCGAAATCAACAAAAACAGACGGGTGACCCACTTTTTTCTAATATAGAGGTTAAGTGGAAACGCGTCTTCATTTGTGCTCAAAAGATGGGATGGGGCACGGTATGTTTACATGGGAATAAAAGGTTAAAGAGATAGCCCTCCTCTGTAAACAGTCCAATATTTGCAGTTATATTTTAagacactctagtcagggtaagggagatagacagctcatataacccctgctcacccccttgttagcttggcacaagcagtcaggcttatctcagaggcaatgtgtaaagtatttgtacacacagtaacacagtgaaaacatcacaaaactaGTCAACACCACTTTagtaaaatagctaatatttatcttagTAAACCAAGACGAAAATGTCAAAAAGTTAACACGTTTTAAAGGTTAAAAGAGTCCTATTCCTGacaaatcagtggttgtatccttataacacacagaaccttggatgcatcaaaaacaaagatgacatGGGCTGCAAAGGAGAtgatgcattggaaaagcaagcgatgcgtcaaTTATTTTCACGCTGGACAGGGAATACATTGATTATTTTCCCGCTGGACTAGTGATGTGTTCATTCCTGGCTGCGGAGTAGCGCCAATGAAGAGAAATGACACCCAAGGAtgctgcatggaaaatccagatgcacggcaATTATGGATTTGCGCTGAAGCAGGCAATGCGTCAACTTTGCAGCTGTAagccaggcactgcatcaattgtTCAGCCATGATGCAGGCTCTGCGATACGTTTTCTGCTGCAGCTGcctcggtgcatggattttcactcaagttaccagcttccacttccaagggcccagagaccagatttggcaccacttgacaagttagGGTTCTCAACAgaggagcccaggcactggcaggtgaagtctatgatgtccccgagacttcacaACACAagacaagttcagttcaagcccttggagaaccttggaaaacaagatgtagAAAGTCAAGTCCTCTCCTTTCACtcctaagacagaagcagcaagcagcaggccagcacagcaaagcaacctgcaaagtggcagttcctcctacagcatccaactcttcttcctggctgaGTATCCTCAATCcacaagtgttctgaagttgtggggtcagcagtccagtacttatactcttttctgcctttgaagtaggaaaaacttcaaaggaaagtctttgtagtgtacaagaccctgcttCTCCCtgtcctgtccccagacacactctagggggttggatactgctttgtgtcagagcaggcacagccctattcagttgcaagtgtcagctcctccctccagcctagcccaggaagacccatcaggatatgcaggacacactttagctccctttgtgtgactgtctagagtgaattcccaaacagcccaatggtcagtctgacccagacgtgtattcagaagtcaggcagaggcacaaaatagttGCACAAAaaatatgcctactttctaaaagtggcattttcaaacttacaatctaaaaacaaacgttaccaaaagatatatttttaaattgtgaggtcagagtttccaaactccatatctgtatctgctcccagTGAAAACCCACACTTGCAACTGGTTTTGACAGCCTGTGAataggcaatcctcatgttaccttatgggaaagataggccttacaaaagtgaaaaccaaattttgcagtatttcactatcagaacatgcaaaacataccagtacaagtcctaccttttaaatacactgcatcctgcccatggggctgtcttgggcttaccttaggcgtgacttacatgtagtaaaaaggaaggtttgggcctggcaagagggtacacttgccaagtcgaactggcagtacaaacctgcacacacagacactgcagtggcaggtctgaaacaggtttacagggctactcatgtgggtgtcacaattagtgctgcaggcccacaagtagtgtttgatttacaggccctgggcacatatagagcactttactagggacttaccagtaaatcagatatgcttcAGATATGCtaatcttggataaaccaatcaccaatccaatttagacagagagcacttgcactttagcagtggtcagatgtggtaaagttcccagagttctaaaaccagcaaaacagatcagaaaaatagagtaagaaCACAATGGAACTGGACATTAAGTCCTGATTTTTTTCTTATGTCACTTGGCCCTCATAAAATCACTAAAATAATTGCTATCACTACACCCAGAGGGATTCTTTCTATGACATGCTCAGTACACCTGGATCTGATAAGCCAGTTTCCCTTGGGTACTGGCTCTCTAGTATGCCAATCCCCCTGATAGTGGGGGGACATCTGTAGCTCTCCAGACAGGCATGTGCACAATTTGATGAATGTATTCAGGAAAACGCAACATTCCTCCTCTGCCATGAAACCTACCTCATTCTACAAGACTGAAATGTAAAGTATGCATGGAGCAGACATGCCCTCCAGATTCACCCACAGATTGTGTGCTGCTGTACATACTCTTCTTCAAATCCAGCTGAAATCCCACAGGAGAATATTCATACCCTTGAGGACTTTTTCAAGTTTCTTTTACGAGACAGGAACCCCATCTAAGCGAGACACACCATTAGTCCCAAGAGAGAGCCAGTGATTACAGCAACTACTGAAATGGTTTGATTACTGTGAGTCTTATTTGGAGTGGCCACTGCATTCCACATTGTGTTGCTtcgttctttctttcctttcaagAGTTCAGCCCGTGGCAGGACTCAGCTTGTAGTATCATACATCCAACCAGTGCGTGGCAATCACTCTGATACGAAGGGAACATCTGGAGCTCTCCAGACAGGAATGTGCACAATTTGATGAATGTATTCAGGGAAAACGCAACATTCCTGTTTTAATCCTCTGTCTGCCATGAAACCTACCTCATTCTACCAGATAGAAATGTAAAGCATGCATGGGCCAGATATACCCCCCAGATTCACCCACACATTGTGTGCTGCTGTACATACTCTTCTTCAAATCCAGCTGAAATCCCACAGGAGAATATTCATACTCTTGAAGACTTTTCCAAGTTTCTTTTACAAGACAGGAACGGCCCAGAAAGGAACCCCCATCCAAGCGAGACACACCGTTAGTCCCAAGAGAGAGCCAGTGATTACAGCAACTACTGAAATGGTTTGATTACTGTGAAACTTATTTGGAGTGGCCACTGCATTTGAcattgtgttgcttcactctttCTTTCCTTTCAAGAGCTCAGCCCATGGCAGGACTCAGCTTGTAGTATCATACATCCACCCAGTGCTTGTCAGTCTGAACAATTCCCCATAACTGGCTTCTTAACCCCAACCTCCCACCTCTCTCAAGGGTAGTGCCCAGATTCACATATCATTGCCAACAACTAGTGCATAGGCCTTCATCACTACCATCTTACTTCAAGCCCCAAGTAAAAGCAGTAAGCAGAACACTTCTATTACCATCCACCTTTGTTACTAAGTGCTAAAATCCATTAAATATGATTTCAAGACATTGTTGTGttattaaaaatgccaataaagataattaaaaaaaatatattatttaaagaCTTGTATATTAGGATTTATAGAGTGAAGCGTACCATAAACTATACCACCAATATTCTATTATACTTCATACCACTTTTATGTACGGTGCTCACTGCCTCTCAAGACTAATGGCCTAATTTAGTGGTTTGACAGGCAGGCTAAGACTTAAGATGCACCGGTGGTTCTGTCCTGTCTCACTTGGGAAACTGTGAATTTCCCAGGGCATCATAAGGCTTTTTTCAGCTAAAGTGCTTTGGAACACCTTTGGCCAACAAAGATTGCCCTGTTCGCAATGCCATGGTAGgagggcaaacaaaaaaaaacaacatctgGTTCCCCACTCACTTTTTTCTCTCAGTGTATGGAAGGGgggtatttttcttatttttcatgTAGAGAGTGATTATAACTAAGCTCATCTCAAATCTATTCCAACGTGCTACTGTTCCACCTCCTGGCGGAGATCAGACATATATACTTTAAGAaaatcaagcactggcaatgccaataggtcaggCTTATGAACAAAAGTTCCTCTTGTGTCACTTAAGAGTTTAGGCACTAAATAGGTCATGACACGTACTCTGTCACTCATCATTTCATTTATatatccactgactcattcttgcattcatacTTCGACCCAATTGGAATAAAACAGACACAAATTCAACATCACATGGAATGGTATATGTTCTTTGTGGCTGCCCACCTCCCacttgtgctgctgccagagaaggtGAGACACAATAACTAGTTTAGTTCGCTAAGACACTTTTACAGCATTACACAGTCATGTGTGTACCCATGAATGTTCAAGCTCAGGCGGCTGGATAAATAAAACAATTGCAGCTGTGTTGAGTGCACACATGTTTTGGGGAAAGCACATAACATCTGCCACGTATGTTCCTGGCTCCCAACAAGTGGATGGAATCAAAGGCCCTCTCACATAACTAGCTGGTGACAGTTTTGCTGTCCCGCcagactaaaaaaaagaaaaaaaaacaagggtaaGAGGCAAAAGGGGCAAGAATTTAGTAATCAGGACATCTTAGTTTCCCACACCTCCCACCGCACTTACGATAAAGAAAACAAATAAGTGGTAAAAGAGGGAGTGGCAACAGTCTTTATTTGGGAATTACTAAGGGGTCTAGAGCAAGGGCAAAAAATGGGACAGTGGAATCCCCATGAGATAAAAGAACAAGACAGGGGCAGGAAGTAAGTAGGACACAAACAGGAAAGAGAATGGTGCAGAAATTCTCTCCTTAAGGTGCGGAAAAGGGATTTTTTTACTAAATGGCAACTTGAATTTAATAAAATGACTAAAAAAGAGGTACTTCTTTTTCCATACATAACATGTAAGCTACAACGCTTGTGACACAAATTTATAGATTCTACATTTTAGTAAGCAATTTTTATTATGGGACTTTTTTTTATATACAGTTGTCTCATCAAAAGTGGTCTGAgacacacatttttatttattttatacctGAAAAACTTGTAGGTAGTCAGGCGAATCTACATTGGTTATTCATCTTTCAcatgtattttttgtttgtatttttatctttTGAAAGTCATATAATTCATTGCACAGAAAGGTCTTTTTCAAATCAGGTAAAAAAACCTGAGTGGTTCACATACCTTAGAGGTGCTTTCTCTATTAAAGTGTTAAAAGAACAAGGGTCTGAGCTACAGTTTGGCAGACAGTTTGTCTGTCAGGATCACAAAGTACTTTTTACTCTGTTGCCCTGAaggacacctctttggccacatttAGAGGTCTGTCACCCCCCTCTGAAATCTCTACACATCTACAGGAACTGCAGTCATGGCAGTTTCTGTCATTGTTGGAAAAGTTTGACAGatgtctccttcaaacatggtggcCAGCCATAAAACGTTTCCACagatttacatttttcaaaaacagatTCTGGAAGCGGGAGTtcgtttttgaaaaatgtaaaacaaatggcCCTCACACCAAAGAGTGATCTCTcatggtgtggagtcatttttttaactttttaatcttCACTTTCTGGTTTTACCTGTACGTGACAATAGCAAAAAAAGCCATCTGGCTGTCTACTCTAAATGAGACCGATGGTTGTATGGCTTACCTCCGGTGGCCTGTACTCTAACAGGCCATTGGACAGGGTATATCCGTatgttgagtgggtgggtgactgAGAGTTTGGCTTTGAGGGTACTTCATCGCCGCAAAACTCTAAATTATCCCTTAAGTAATTAGTGAACATATGCTCTAAAACAAGCAATGGAAAATACAATTGGTCTGGTTTGGCAAACTGAAGTGATGATAACTTTATATTTTTTTCAGGCATATGACAGAAAAGcaagaataaaggaaaaaaaaacatagagcAGCCTGAACGTGGGGTAATACACTtgcagttatttttttattttttttaatagttaaCCATTTCATGTAATTCAAATGAAAGTAAGGATGCTTACTAGAAGACTTGTGCACTTAGAACAGGTATAGAAACCCTTTCCACTTTTTGTTTGGTCGCGATTCTTTCTTGAAAttttttcaaaagtaaaaaaatattgaataacGTACAAATCAGTCTAAAAGAGTGTTTTATGTTCATGAACAAAATATTCAATCAAAAAAAAACTGGAAGGAGATGGGAATAAGGAAAAAACTAATGTCAGATAGTAAAACAATGAAGATTTtgtggcatatttataatgccctagcgccaccttgcgccatgttaacgtcattattttttacattaatgttgcccaatgaggccgaaatccctgtgaCTTATTTAcacggtggcgcaatgcatgcatagcaccactctgtaaccctttgtgctacattaggcTTGTgacacgcataatgtatgcaaagggggcattccccccattaggggagcccaaaaaatggcgtaaggaaatctatgagatttccttgcaccattttttatgtcacttttaacgcctgctcaagagcaggagttaaaaggggggttccattctttagaatggggccctatttattctgcaggagtagcaccaatattttggtgttactcctgcagcatacatcaatagcgtcatgaaaaattatgctattgccccctaccctgtgccatggtgtgccttattttgaatatggcacacacacggtggcggtaggggggtgaaagGGGCGCAGTGAAAGTGGCGCTCACTTTCCAGAAATCTGCCCCTATGCACCATAATCACTGGTTCAAACATTGATAAAGTAAATAATATAACAACAAATGACATatattaataaaaagaataaagaaatGTATACATTCAGTACTATATCCCTAATGTATACCAGCTGTGGAACTGAAGTGCACATATTTAATGATTCAATACATGTACTTTTAGGTATTTTTTACCCACCTCTTTCCAAAGTTCCAATCCTCTCTTTTCCAATCACATTGGCCTATGAAATATTGCAATCACATTTTAGATTACTGAATGTGTTGTTATGGCCTAGGTAAGTTATAAGTATAGGCATTATAAAGGTGGCATAAGAGTAAGTCTCACCTCTGTGTGAAATTTGACCTTTGACCTGCATGGACTGAATGTTCAGTGTAGCCAGGATacactctgcatcctccaggcaATGATTGTCCTCAATACGAGTGTCCATGGAAAGGATAGCACACATGGAGCAAAGGTGGATATTCGCTGCCCTCAAATCTGCAcggctcagcacagtaccctgcacAAAAAAGCAAGATTAAATATCAATCATACTCTAACAGTGTTAAGATGCATAAAAATATGCTAGCTGGCTACATGATGCCCCCAAGTGGAATGTAAATTAATGAAAACCATGTTTCGATCAAAAGATGGAACTCAATGAGCTCTGTGACAGTAGGCCTTTCGTTACTTACGTCAAGCACTGCCAGTTTGGGAAAGTTGTGGATGAATGGCCATTCCCGCTGCATGTAGTCAACAGATCCAACAAACACAATGTATTTCAGCTCTTCATAGGTGAAATTGCTGGCCCGTAAGGGCATCACAAAGTTCCTCAGGCCAGTTAGCGAGGAGGTTCCATTTCCAAACACCCCAACGATTATATGATTCTTAAGATTCAACAAAGAGAGATCCTTGCGGCTCTAAAAGGCAGGAAAAACTATGTTAGGTGGGTCATGTGTAGCTCAGCTCATCTTGGTTAAGGTGACTCATTCAAAAATGTGGTCCCTTTTGTGCCTCCATCAACGCCACTAAGTAAAACACACTTCCCAATTAGTCtgaggcataggccctcattaggtgTTTGGTGGGGGGAAAAAGCTGCCACCCAGACCACCAGTGAGGTCTCCTTCGCACTGGgcttattatgagtttcccgctaagccagcccactggcccagcgggaaattcacaacattgatgctggctcgtaatacggctggcagcaatgctgttgtgcgttgggtgcaccagcaccagtaGC
The Pleurodeles waltl isolate 20211129_DDA chromosome 11, aPleWal1.hap1.20221129, whole genome shotgun sequence genome window above contains:
- the LOC138265111 gene encoding calcium-activated potassium channel subunit alpha-1-like, with translation MVDESMVAEPKISLESNVQIQLSPEKSRKDLSLLNLKNHIIVGVFGNGTSSLTGLRNFVMPLRASNFTYEELKYIVFVGSVDYMQREWPFIHNFPKLAVLDGTVLSRADLRAANIHLCSMCAILSMDTRIEDNHCLEDAECILATLNIQSMQVKGQISHRDKRETNEARSSQQQSRRIPVITELSKMCL